From the Streptomyces nodosus genome, the window GCGCGCTATCTGGCCGACCGGGACCTGGACGCCCATGTGGCGCGGGTCGCCGCCGCGTACCGCGAGCGCCGGGACGCCCTGCTCGCCGGTCTCCCGGACGCGCTGCCCGAGGGCTCGTCCTGGAACCGTCCCGAGGGCGGCATGTTCCTCTGGGTCCGGCTCCCCGAGGCGTACGACACCACCGCCCTGCTGCCGCAGGTGGTACGGCGGGACGTCGCGTACGTCCCCGGCGCGCCCTTCTACGCGGCCACCCCCGAGACCTCGACGATGCGGCTCTGTTTCGTCACCCACACCCCGGACGAGATCGCCGAGGGCCTGCGACGCCTCGGGGAGGGGCTGCGCCGGTCACAGCACTAGCTCAGTCCCACCAGAAGGACCACACCGGCCGGTTCAGAACCTCGTGCCCGGCGTACTCGCGCAGGGTGGGGTGGTGCCCCTGGGTGATGTTGTCCGGGCAGAACGCGAAGTGTTCGGCGGCCACCGCCTCGGCCTCGGCGGGGGTGGTGGGCGGCGCCGCGACCGAGAGGACCAGCTGGTCGAAGCCGAGCGCGACGACCCGTATGCCGAAGCGGTCCTCCCAGGAGCGCAGCACCGCGCAGAGACGCGCCACGTCGTTCTCGTGGTTCAGCGGGCCGCACCAGCCGATCGCCGCCGGGATGTCGGCGGAGCGGCGGGCCGGGACCAGGGCGAGGCGCGGCTCCGTGGGCCAGGAGCCGGACCCCAGGAGGACATCGGCGACCTCGGCGGCACGGGCGCCGGGCTCGGCCTCCCGTCGGGACGCGGCGGCGAGCCCGGGCCACCTGAGGCCGAACGGGGCCAGGAACTCCGGGAGTTCGTCGTCCTCGTCGCCCCAGAACGCGGCCAGCACCTCCGCGGCGTCATGGTCCCCCGGATACGACATCTCCCCGGGCATCAACTCCCACCGCTCGGGTCCGCCTTGGCTGCCGCCCGTCTCGACGAGCACCGGAAGCAGCCCCACGCGCGCACCGGGGGCGCCCAGCCGCGCCCAGTCGCCCGGGGCTGCCGGGGGCCCGGCGTGCCACAGCAGAGGCTCGTGCCACGGGCCGTCGTCCGTCGCGTCGATCAGTCTCCCGGGCGGGAGCTCGAGCCCGAGCGCCCGCCCGCTCGGATCGGTCGCCAGCCGGGGCAGAGGATTGGGGAGTGTCGCCATGCCCGCGACTGTAGGGACTCCCACTGACAACCGCCCCGGCCGGCGGGCTCACCAGGTGAGGGCGTCGGCCGCGTTGGTCTGCCAGTACGTGGCGGTCAGGGTGCTGTCGTAGTACACACCCTTCGCGGGCAGCGACACGATGGCCGTGGGGCCTCCGTCGCTGTGCGGGGTGCGTCCCTGGAAGAGGACGGTCAGCCGGTGGCCCGTGGTGCCGTTCTCCCCGCTGCCGTCGGCGGAGGAGAGGCGCACGCCCGCATAGCCGGACTCGCCGGGGGCGAGCGTGACCACGGCCTGCGGCCGGCTCTCCTCGAAGCCGCCCGGCGCCCACTGCATCTCGTCGAACCGCAGCACGGGGTAGTACGGCAGGGAGCAGGTCCGCGATCCGGTGTTCTTGACGGTGATCAGCATGTGGTTGAGGGGACGGGACACCTCCTGGGCGGTGACCTGGGTGTTGGCGCCGTTGCAGAGGACGGGGGCCGTGTCCGATGTCCCGCGGGCCGTATTGGAGCCGGTGGCACCGCCTGTGGAGCCCTTGCCCTTGCCCTGGCCGGTGCTGGTGCCGGTGCCGGTGCCCGCTCCCGTGCCCGTGTGGGACGCCGCGTTCGAGCCGTGCGCGACCGAGGAACCCGGGTTCGAGCCGGTGCCCGGGGTCTCGGTGTTCTGTGCGGCGGGGCTCCGGTCGGGGGAGGAGGCGGCGGGGGTGGTCGCCCTGCCCTCGTCCTGGGTGCCGGTGCCGTTCTGGCACGCCGTGAGGGTCAGCGCCGCGAGCGCGACCGTGGTGGCGAGCAGACCGGTACGGGGGAGGGTGGCGCGAAAAGTACGCATGACCGGATTACCTCGTTCACAGTTGGTGGTGACGGATGCCGCTCGGCCGGTCGGCGGGAGCGGCGTGCTTGGATGACAGGAAGCCTGCGGGGCGATCCGTCCCAGCCGCCACGACCGAGGGACGAACAGGGACGCTGGAACGCTCGCAACGGCTCTGAGCTGGGAGAACAAGGTGTCCCTGGAACGCCGGGCCGGGACATGGGAGGCGGAGGAATGGTGTCGGGGGCGGAAGCGGCGGAGTTATTCGGGCAGTTGTTGAGGGAGTTGAAGGAGCGGTCCGGGCTGAGCTACGGACTGCTGGCCAAGCGGCTCCACATGAGTACGTCGACGCTGCACCGCTACTGCAACGGGGAGGTCGTACCGAGCGACTACGCGCCCGTGGAGCGGCTGGCCCGGCTCTGCAAGGCCTCGCCCGAGGAACTGGTCGAGCTGCACCGCAGATGGGTGCTGGCCGACGCGGTGCGGGAGAGGCGGAGCAGGACGGCCGCGGTACGGGAGCAGCGTCCCGTCGAGCCGGACGCGGGCGCCGCGCCGGGCCCGGGGCAGGAGCGGACGGCCGTGGGCGCGGCAGGTGGTACCGGAGAACCGGCTTCCGAGCCCGGCGGTGCCCTGGAACCAGGCTCCGAGACCGGCGGTACCGCCGAAACAGGCCCCGAGCCCGGGAACACGGGAGGAGCAGGGACTGAATCCGGTGGTGCCGGGGCGCCGGCACCACCGGAGCCCGCCCGGGGAGCCGGAGCCGAGGGTTCCGACGAGGAACGGACCGTC encodes:
- a CDS encoding DUF4253 domain-containing protein encodes the protein MATLPNPLPRLATDPSGRALGLELPPGRLIDATDDGPWHEPLLWHAGPPAAPGDWARLGAPGARVGLLPVLVETGGSQGGPERWELMPGEMSYPGDHDAAEVLAAFWGDEDDELPEFLAPFGLRWPGLAAASRREAEPGARAAEVADVLLGSGSWPTEPRLALVPARRSADIPAAIGWCGPLNHENDVARLCAVLRSWEDRFGIRVVALGFDQLVLSVAAPPTTPAEAEAVAAEHFAFCPDNITQGHHPTLREYAGHEVLNRPVWSFWWD
- a CDS encoding DUF4232 domain-containing protein, giving the protein MRTFRATLPRTGLLATTVALAALTLTACQNGTGTQDEGRATTPAASSPDRSPAAQNTETPGTGSNPGSSVAHGSNAASHTGTGAGTGTGTSTGQGKGKGSTGGATGSNTARGTSDTAPVLCNGANTQVTAQEVSRPLNHMLITVKNTGSRTCSLPYYPVLRFDEMQWAPGGFEESRPQAVVTLAPGESGYAGVRLSSADGSGENGTTGHRLTVLFQGRTPHSDGGPTAIVSLPAKGVYYDSTLTATYWQTNAADALTW